One Meles meles chromosome 13, mMelMel3.1 paternal haplotype, whole genome shotgun sequence DNA segment encodes these proteins:
- the CPN1 gene encoding LOW QUALITY PROTEIN: carboxypeptidase N catalytic chain (The sequence of the model RefSeq protein was modified relative to this genomic sequence to represent the inferred CDS: deleted 1 base in 1 codon), producing MSGLLSVSFHLILLFKFVAPVTFRHHRYDELVRTLYRVHNECPHITRVYSIGRSVKGRHLYVLEFSDYPGMHEPLEPEVKYVGNMHGNEALGRELLLQLAEFLCEEFRNRNQRIVRLLEGTRLHILPSMNPDGYEVAAAQGADSSGYLVGRNNANGVDLNRNFPDLNTYIYYNEKHGGPNHHLPLPDNWKSQVEPETQAVIQWIRSFNFVLSANLHGGAVVANYPYDRSLEHRVRGFRRTANTPTPDDKLFQKLAKVYSYAHGWMHQGWNCGDYFPDGITNGASWYSLSKGMQDFNYLHTNCFEITLELSCDKFPRQEELQREWLGNREALIQFLEQVHHGIKGMVRDENYNNLSEAVISVSGINHDITSGDHGDYFRLLLPGTYTVTATAPGFDPETVTVTVGPGEPKLVNFHLKRSVPQTTPPRRVPNSGHGGRGRPKQVQPQVARKEEMMMTQPQSPCLRSTVLGPHGRKACSRFPITRSFLSILLSGTYLNTTMFRTIQNGLCSRG from the exons ATGTCAGGGCTGCTCTCAGTCTCCTTCCACCTTATCCTCCTCTTCAAGTTTGTTGCCCCAGTGACCTTTCGCCACCACCGCTATGACGAGCTTGTGCGGACGCTGTACAGGGTGCACAACGAATGCCCCCACATCACGCGGGTTTACAGCATCGGGCGCAGCGTGAAGGGAAGACACCTCTACGTGCTGGAATTCAGCGACTACCCTGGGATGCACGAGCCTC TGGAGCCGGAAGTCAAGTACGTGGGAAACATGCACGGCAATGAGGCGCTGGGCCGCGAGTTGCTGCTGCAGCTGGCCGAGTTTCTGTGCGAGGAGTTCCGGAACAGGAACCAGCGCATCGTGCGGCTGCTGGAGGGCACGCGTCTGCACATCCTGCCGTCCATGAACCCCGACGGCTACGAGGTGGCCGCCGCCCAG GGCGCAGACAGTTCTGGGTATCTGGTTGGCAGGAACAATGCAAATGGAGTGGACCTGAACCGCAACTTCCCGGATCTCAACACCTACATCTACTACAATGAGAAACACGGAGGCCCCAACCACCACTTGCCCCTTCCAGACAACTGGAAAAGTCAG GTGGAACCGGAGACCCAGGCTGTGATCCAGTGGATCCGCTCCTTCAACTTCGTTCTTTCAGCCAATCTCCACGGAGGGGCAGTGGTGGCCAATTACCCGTATGACAGATCCCTTGAACATCGGGTCCGAGGGTTCCGCCGGACTGCCAATACCCCCACGCCCGACGACAAGCTTTTCCAGAAG CTGGCCAAGGTCTACTCGTATGCACATGGATGGATGCACCAAGGTTGGAACTGTGGGGATTACTTCCCAGATGGCATCACCAATGGAGCTTCCTGGTATTCTCTCAGCAAAG GAATGCAAGACTTTAACTATCTCCATACCAACTGTTTTGAGATCACACTGGAACTGAGTTGTGACAAGTTTCCTCGCCAAGAGGAATTACAGCGTGAGTGGCTGGGTAATCGGGAAGCTCTAATCCAATTCTTGGAACAG GTACACCATGGCATCAAAGGAATGGTGCGTGATGAGAATTATAATAACCTTTCGGAGGCTGTCATTTCTGTTAGTGGGATTAACCATGACATCACTTCAG GTGACCATGGCGATTACTTCCGGCTGCTGCTTCCAGGTACCTACACTGTCACTGCCACAGCACCTGGGTTTGACCCAGAGACAGTGACTGTGACCGTGGGTCCTGGGGAACCAAAACTG gttAACTTCCATCTCAAGAGAAGCGTCCCTCAAACAACCCCACCGAGGAGAGTTCCCAACTCAGGAcatggaggcagaggcagaccaAAGCAAGTGCAGCCCCAGGTC GCCAGGAAGGAGGAGATGATGATGACACAGCCCCAGAGTCCCTGCCTGAGATCCACAGTGCTGGGGCCACACGGTAGAAAGGCTTGTTCCCGCTTTCCCATCACAAGAagctttctttctattttattatctGGTACATATTTAAATACAACCATGTTCAGAACAATTCAGAATGGTCTCTGTTCCCGGGGTTAG